Proteins encoded in a region of the Lathamus discolor isolate bLatDis1 chromosome Z, bLatDis1.hap1, whole genome shotgun sequence genome:
- the RPS23 gene encoding small ribosomal subunit protein uS12: MGKCRGLRTARKLRSHRRDQKWHDKQYKKAHLGTALKANPFGGASHAKGIVLEKVGVEAKQPNSAIRKCVRVQLIKNGKKITAFVPNDGCLNFIEENDEVLVAGFGRKGHAVGDIPGVRFKVVKVANVSLLALYKGKKERPRS, encoded by the exons ATGG GGAAGTGCCGAGGTCTCCGCACCGCCCGGAAGCTCCGCAGCCACCGCCGCGACCAGAAGTGGCACGACAAGCAGTACAAGAAGGCGCACTTGGGCACGGCGCTGAAGGCCAACCCCTTCGGCGGCGCCTCACACGCCAAGGGCATCGTCCTGGAGAAGGT TGGCGTAGAAGCTAAACAGCCCAACTCTGCCATCAGGAAGTGTGTCAGAGTCCAGCTGATCAAGAACGGCAAAAAGATAACTGCTTTTGTTCCCAATGATGGGTGCCTGAACTTCATTGAG GAGAATGATGAAGTTCTGGTTGCTGGTTTCGGCCGGAAGGGTCATGCTGTTGGTGACATTCCTGGAGTTCGCTTCAAGGTTGTCAAAGTAGCCAATGTTTCTCTCTTGGCCTTGTACAAGGGCAAGAAGGAGAGACCAAGATCGTAA